Proteins encoded within one genomic window of Thiothrix litoralis:
- a CDS encoding SPOR domain-containing protein — translation MFKLIHSLLIVVAVVGVVMLYRAGKLPFINYRPNLQGWNINNYSGNPNSWNNNSSDLWEPPSFGSNGNNYIQARQRQTVPVVREREGTQYTTNRYAVQVAAGYDSRQLYSWRDELARDGYDAYLVSLNTPRGLMFKLRVGTYRSRSQAEKLQTTLRNRYPINFGGSFVVEGD, via the coding sequence GTGTTCAAACTGATTCACTCGCTACTGATCGTGGTTGCTGTTGTGGGCGTGGTGATGCTCTACCGAGCAGGAAAATTGCCCTTCATCAATTACCGCCCAAACCTTCAGGGCTGGAATATTAACAATTATAGTGGCAACCCAAACAGTTGGAATAACAACAGCAGCGACCTATGGGAACCGCCCTCATTCGGTAGTAACGGTAATAACTATATTCAAGCACGACAGCGCCAGACCGTGCCGGTTGTCCGCGAGCGTGAAGGCACCCAGTACACGACCAACCGTTACGCAGTGCAGGTAGCAGCAGGCTACGATTCCCGGCAACTGTATAGCTGGCGTGACGAGCTAGCCCGCGATGGCTACGATGCTTATCTGGTCAGCCTGAATACTCCACGCGGGTTAATGTTCAAATTACGGGTCGGTACTTACCGTTCTCGCTCACAAGCTGAAAAGCTCCAGACCACACTGCGTAATCGTTACCCCATCAATTTTGGCGGGAGTTTTGTCGTGGAAGGCGACTAA
- a CDS encoding vWA domain-containing protein: MSFTKITTAGYLLALLTLPTTLVAADNGKLVIVLDASNSMWGQTNGFHKITQARLGLEALLAQQPAHATIGLMTYGNRYKSDCNDISVVATPGEQDIPSLIQHINGIAPYGRSPISAALEQAANLLNGEGNIVLVSDGPESCQGDPCATAARLKADNPAVQIHVLSFENVASETSLHCLADNTGGHFALIGDASQLAQQLLPAPAPLPAPESTAGADNTPATLTLSASASGSDNNLTASYLIYTDKGEHVASLTARTEASQVLPPGKYQINVLWRTTKQQTTLELTPGQTLSQHFDLGVMGKLRLEALNAQQQPVDASFTLYSPTGDYLAEHLLKAQISDTLPIGTYRIKANLGAESQETQLAINPTGETVHTFQFRQAQ; the protein is encoded by the coding sequence ATGTCATTTACCAAAATAACCACAGCCGGGTATTTGCTGGCACTGCTAACACTACCCACCACACTGGTAGCGGCGGATAACGGCAAACTGGTGATTGTGCTGGATGCTTCCAACAGCATGTGGGGACAGACCAACGGCTTCCACAAAATTACCCAAGCACGCCTCGGCCTTGAAGCCTTGCTGGCGCAACAACCCGCGCACGCCACTATTGGCCTGATGACCTATGGCAACCGTTATAAATCGGACTGTAACGACATCAGCGTTGTAGCAACACCCGGCGAACAGGACATCCCCAGCCTAATACAACACATCAACGGCATTGCTCCTTACGGACGTTCCCCCATCAGTGCAGCGTTGGAACAGGCCGCCAACTTGTTGAATGGCGAAGGTAATATTGTGCTGGTCAGCGATGGCCCGGAAAGTTGCCAAGGTGACCCCTGCGCTACTGCCGCACGCCTGAAAGCGGATAACCCCGCTGTGCAGATACACGTTTTATCGTTTGAAAATGTGGCCAGTGAAACCAGTCTGCATTGTCTGGCAGACAACACGGGCGGACATTTCGCCCTGATTGGCGATGCCAGCCAGCTTGCCCAGCAACTGTTGCCAGCCCCCGCACCGCTCCCCGCCCCGGAAAGTACGGCTGGCGCTGACAACACCCCTGCCACCCTGACACTCAGTGCCAGCGCCAGTGGCAGCGATAATAACCTCACCGCCAGTTACCTGATTTATACTGACAAGGGCGAGCACGTTGCCAGCCTCACCGCCCGCACCGAAGCCAGCCAAGTGTTACCACCGGGCAAGTATCAGATCAACGTGTTATGGCGTACCACCAAACAGCAAACCACGCTGGAACTGACACCGGGACAAACCCTGTCCCAGCATTTCGACCTTGGCGTGATGGGCAAGCTGCGGCTGGAGGCACTCAATGCCCAACAACAGCCAGTAGACGCCAGTTTCACCCTTTACTCCCCCACAGGTGACTACCTTGCTGAACACTTATTGAAAGCTCAAATCAGCGACACACTACCCATCGGCACTTACCGCATCAAAGCCAACCTTGGCGCGGAATCGCAAGAAACCCAACTCGCCATCAACCCGACCGGCGAAACCGTACACACCTTCCAGTTCAGGCAGGCGCAATGA
- a CDS encoding RNA-guided endonuclease InsQ/TnpB family protein — protein sequence MRKPSPASSTAHVGLDLGLKDTATCSNFYRHLEAKLGIAQRAKQKKRVKAIHAKIKNKRKDALQKFTTKLVCENELIVVGNVSSSALAKTTMAKSVLDAGWFMLKTQLKYKAIARSVVFEEVNEAYTTQTCSCCGSISVNSPKGRAGLGIREWTCAECGTLHDRDVNAARNILAAGHSRLVGGILVL from the coding sequence ATGCGGAAACCAAGTCCCGCCAGCAGCACAGCCCATGTTGGCCTTGATTTGGGTTTGAAAGACACCGCGACGTGCAGCAATTTCTACCGCCACCTCGAAGCAAAGTTAGGCATTGCCCAACGCGCCAAGCAAAAAAAGCGCGTGAAAGCCATCCATGCTAAAATCAAAAATAAGCGTAAAGATGCGCTACAAAAGTTCACCACCAAGCTGGTGTGTGAGAATGAACTTATCGTTGTTGGCAACGTTAGCAGTTCCGCCTTAGCCAAAACCACGATGGCGAAAAGCGTCTTGGATGCAGGCTGGTTCATGCTGAAAACACAACTGAAATACAAAGCGATCGCGCGGTCAGTGGTGTTTGAGGAAGTCAACGAAGCGTACACTACCCAAACTTGCTCGTGTTGCGGCAGTATTTCTGTCAACAGTCCGAAAGGTAGAGCAGGACTTGGAATAAGAGAATGGACGTGTGCCGAGTGTGGCACGCTGCACGATAGAGATGTCAATGCAGCTCGGAACATTCTCGCGGCTGGGCATAGCCGTCTCGTAGGAGGAATCCTCGTTCTTTAG
- a CDS encoding ISAzo13-like element transposase-related protein yields MVEKKVDALDAEGLGRAFLSIVGEQTAGDPMREQVRWTNLGAWQIEQRLLEAGYTVSRKFACDNLYRWWVQHGKPQYSDATSILLLCDGGGSNSANHFIFKEDLQKLVERIGVEIRIAHYPPYTSKYNPIEHRLFPPVTRACQGVVFDSLQTVEKRMAKTQTRKGLTAVDKLYLTGRKYAESFKANIPIIFDCHLPKWNYTAVPSIAIA; encoded by the coding sequence GTGGTAGAAAAAAAAGTCGACGCCCTTGATGCTGAAGGGCTGGGCAGGGCTTTCCTGAGCATTGTGGGTGAACAGACCGCCGGAGACCCGATGCGTGAGCAGGTACGCTGGACAAACTTGGGTGCATGGCAGATTGAGCAACGTTTACTGGAAGCAGGCTACACGGTCAGTCGTAAGTTCGCCTGCGACAACCTGTACCGCTGGTGGGTGCAACACGGCAAGCCACAATACTCGGATGCCACCTCCATCCTGCTATTGTGCGACGGTGGCGGCAGCAACAGTGCCAACCACTTCATTTTCAAGGAAGACTTGCAGAAACTGGTGGAGCGTATAGGTGTGGAAATCCGCATCGCCCATTACCCGCCCTACACCTCCAAGTACAACCCGATCGAACACCGCCTGTTCCCGCCTGTCACCCGTGCCTGTCAGGGCGTGGTGTTTGACTCACTGCAAACCGTCGAAAAACGGATGGCAAAAACCCAAACCCGCAAGGGTCTGACGGCCGTGGATAAGCTGTACCTGACAGGACGCAAGTATGCCGAAAGTTTCAAGGCAAACATCCCCATCATCTTTGACTGCCATCTACCCAAATGGAACTACACCGCCGTCCCTTCCATTGCAATCGCTTAA
- the gspE gene encoding type II secretion system ATPase GspE — translation MQVATSHAPAALFGERLVKLGKLKPVDLDRALRAQAEIRQPLGSVLVRLGMLTEQEVAFVLSRHLNVRMALSKDYPSIAVENPGIAVNYMRNAEIVPLQAGDERIVVAMSNPQDAFTCQAICMASGKLVEPLLGLPSEIRANIERLYGAEASKKDGSGGDDDFEITSHDNHSDDVEHLKDMASEAPVIRLVNQIMTSAMTQRASDIHIEPFESHLKVRYRIDGVIHEVESPPPQLTAAIISRLKLMARLNIAERRLPQDGRIQLRAQGKEIDMRVSTVPTMHGESVVMRLLDKHSVKLDLNTLGFSDDNLRKVQQQLDAPHGVILVTGPTGSGKTTTLYSALTQLNTPENKVLTVEDPVEYELEGINQIQANPKIGLNFADALRSIVRQDPDVIMIGEMRDVETARIAIQSALTGHLVLSTLHTNDAASGITRLMDMGLEDYLLTSTVNGILAQRLVRRLCPQCRESYPVLPEIEQELGLRQYQPEGEMRLWHAKGCSACNNSGYKGRSAIHEVLIMDDPLRRLILKHEDAGVLQEQARKGGMRTMYEDGLMKALKGVTTLEEVLRVAEETPNASV, via the coding sequence ATGCAGGTTGCGACATCCCATGCTCCAGCCGCACTGTTTGGCGAAAGGCTGGTCAAACTAGGCAAATTAAAACCCGTTGATCTGGATCGTGCGTTACGTGCGCAGGCTGAAATACGCCAGCCACTGGGCAGCGTCTTGGTTCGACTGGGAATGCTCACCGAACAGGAAGTGGCTTTCGTGCTGTCACGTCATTTGAACGTGCGCATGGCCTTGAGCAAAGACTATCCCTCCATTGCGGTCGAAAACCCCGGTATCGCTGTCAATTACATGCGTAATGCTGAAATTGTGCCGTTACAGGCAGGCGATGAGCGTATTGTGGTGGCCATGTCCAACCCACAAGATGCCTTTACTTGCCAAGCCATCTGTATGGCCAGCGGCAAGCTGGTGGAGCCGCTGCTAGGCTTGCCGAGCGAAATCCGCGCCAATATTGAACGCTTGTACGGTGCTGAAGCCAGTAAGAAAGATGGCTCCGGCGGTGATGACGATTTCGAGATTACCAGCCACGACAATCACTCTGATGACGTGGAACACCTCAAAGATATGGCGAGTGAAGCGCCGGTTATCCGTCTGGTGAACCAGATCATGACCAGCGCCATGACGCAGCGGGCTTCCGATATTCACATCGAGCCGTTCGAGAGCCACCTCAAAGTCCGTTACCGGATTGATGGTGTCATCCATGAAGTCGAATCCCCCCCACCACAATTAACCGCCGCGATCATTTCCCGCCTCAAGCTGATGGCGCGGCTGAACATTGCTGAGCGCCGCTTACCGCAAGACGGGCGTATCCAGCTCCGCGCCCAAGGCAAGGAAATCGACATGCGGGTATCGACTGTGCCCACCATGCACGGCGAAAGCGTGGTCATGCGTTTGCTGGATAAACACAGCGTCAAACTTGACCTGAATACCCTGGGCTTTTCCGACGATAACTTGCGCAAAGTGCAGCAACAACTGGATGCCCCCCACGGCGTTATTCTGGTCACAGGCCCCACGGGTTCGGGGAAAACCACCACGCTGTATTCCGCGCTGACCCAGTTGAATACCCCGGAAAATAAAGTGCTGACCGTTGAAGACCCGGTGGAATACGAGCTGGAAGGTATTAACCAGATTCAGGCCAACCCGAAAATCGGCCTCAATTTCGCCGATGCCTTACGTTCCATCGTGCGTCAGGACCCGGACGTGATCATGATCGGGGAAATGCGTGACGTGGAAACCGCGCGTATCGCGATCCAGTCCGCGCTGACTGGGCATTTGGTGTTATCCACCTTGCACACCAACGACGCTGCCAGCGGCATTACCCGTTTGATGGACATGGGGCTGGAAGATTACCTGCTCACCTCCACGGTCAACGGTATTCTGGCGCAACGTCTGGTACGGCGTTTATGCCCGCAATGCCGCGAATCCTACCCGGTATTGCCGGAAATCGAGCAGGAACTGGGCTTACGCCAATACCAGCCGGAAGGTGAGATGCGTTTGTGGCACGCCAAAGGGTGCAGCGCTTGCAACAATTCCGGTTACAAAGGGCGTAGTGCCATTCACGAAGTCTTGATCATGGATGACCCGCTGCGCCGCCTGATTCTCAAGCACGAAGATGCAGGCGTCTTGCAGGAACAGGCGCGTAAAGGCGGGATGCGCACCATGTACGAAGATGGCCTGATGAAAGCACTCAAAGGCGTGACCACCTTGGAAGAAGTGCTGCGCGTCGCGGAGGAAACCCCGAATGCCAGCGTATAG
- a CDS encoding urease subunit beta, which yields MIPGQLFPADGDIELNAGRETVTLTVANTGDRPIQVGSHYHFFETNDALAFERAKTRGFRLNIPAGTAVRFEPGQTRDVELVALAGTREVYGFQGKIMGKLA from the coding sequence ATGATCCCCGGACAACTTTTCCCCGCTGATGGCGACATCGAACTCAATGCAGGGCGCGAAACCGTCACCCTCACCGTTGCCAACACCGGCGACCGCCCGATTCAGGTCGGTTCGCATTACCATTTCTTTGAAACCAACGATGCGCTGGCGTTTGAACGCGCCAAAACACGCGGTTTCCGCCTCAATATTCCAGCGGGAACAGCCGTGCGTTTCGAGCCGGGGCAAACCCGCGACGTTGAACTGGTCGCCCTCGCCGGAACTCGCGAAGTTTACGGTTTCCAAGGCAAAATCATGGGGAAACTGGCATGA
- a CDS encoding urease accessory protein UreD, producing the protein MIEAAAVAAGEGWQAELTLGFSRRGDKTVLSSRRQRGPLAVQRPFYPEGEVCHAYVLHPPGGVVGGDALHLHFTVEPAAHALLTTPGATKFYRSAGLQAQQHQHFHVAGGCLEWLPQENIFFPGAKIALRSTIHLDTAAQFIGWEIHSLGRPVIAEPFTQGSALFKTALYRDGKPLLLDRLLIDHAQALHTAAGLRGQPVMATLLATPATPALLEAVRPYCQGITDGSAGVTLLNGVLVVRYLGNSTAQAQRLFRHIWQHIRPLVTGRPAVPPRIWNT; encoded by the coding sequence GTGATTGAAGCTGCCGCCGTCGCAGCGGGCGAGGGCTGGCAGGCTGAATTAACACTAGGCTTTAGTCGGCGTGGTGACAAAACCGTGCTGTCTTCACGCCGTCAGCGCGGCCCACTGGCGGTGCAACGCCCGTTTTACCCCGAAGGCGAAGTCTGCCACGCCTACGTATTGCACCCGCCCGGTGGAGTAGTAGGTGGTGATGCATTGCACCTGCATTTCACGGTTGAACCTGCGGCACACGCTTTGCTGACCACACCGGGGGCGACCAAATTCTACCGCAGTGCCGGATTACAGGCGCAGCAACACCAGCATTTCCACGTCGCAGGTGGCTGTCTGGAATGGTTGCCGCAGGAAAACATTTTCTTCCCCGGCGCGAAGATTGCGTTGCGCAGCACCATCCATCTGGATACGGCAGCGCAATTCATCGGCTGGGAAATCCACAGCCTGGGGCGTCCGGTGATTGCTGAGCCATTCACGCAGGGCAGTGCCTTATTCAAAACAGCCCTGTACCGCGACGGCAAACCTTTGTTGCTGGATCGGCTGCTGATTGACCATGCACAGGCGTTGCATACCGCTGCCGGATTGCGTGGGCAACCGGTCATGGCAACGCTGTTGGCTACCCCTGCCACGCCTGCGCTACTGGAAGCAGTACGCCCGTACTGTCAGGGCATTACCGATGGCAGCGCAGGCGTGACCCTGCTCAATGGCGTGCTGGTGGTGCGTTATTTGGGTAACAGCACCGCACAGGCACAACGCCTGTTTCGCCACATCTGGCAACATATTCGCCCGCTGGTCACGGGACGCCCCGCCGTACCGCCGCGCATCTGGAATACTTAG
- the ureC gene encoding urease subunit alpha yields MKISRQAYAEMYGPTTGDRVRLGDTALIIEVEHDHTVYGDEVKFGGGKVIRDGMGQCQRNAAEVVDVVITNALILDHWGIVKADIGIKHGRIVGIGKAGNPDTQAGVNILVGAGTEAIAGEGHILTAGGIDSHIHFICPQQIDEALMSGVTTMLGGGTGPATGTNATTCTPGIWNLHRMLEAADSFPMNLGFLGKGNVSLPDPLREQVAAGAIGLKLHEDWGTTPAAIDNCLTVADEMDVQVAIHTDTLNESGFLEDTLAAMKGRVIHTYHTEGAGGGHAPDIIKACGQANILPSSTNPTRPYTVNTVDEHLDMLMVCHHLSPAIAEDVAFAESRIRRETIAAEDILHDLGAFSMISSDSQAMGRVGEVIIRTWQTAHKMKVQRGSLGTDPATHDNFRAKRYVAKYTINPAITHGISHEVGSVEVGKLADLVLWKPAFFGAKPSLIIKGGMIIAAPMGDPNASIPTPQPVHYRPMFGAFGKAKHATTMTFLSQAGYNAGVHQQLGLQSLIGVVKNCRSISKASMIHNDYQPVIEVDSQTYQVRADGELLICEPASELPLAQRYFLF; encoded by the coding sequence ATGAAAATCAGCAGACAAGCCTACGCCGAAATGTACGGCCCTACCACCGGCGACCGGGTACGGCTGGGCGATACCGCCCTCATTATTGAGGTCGAACACGACCACACCGTGTACGGCGATGAGGTCAAATTCGGCGGCGGCAAAGTCATCCGCGACGGCATGGGGCAATGCCAGCGCAACGCTGCCGAAGTCGTCGATGTAGTCATTACCAACGCCCTGATCCTCGATCACTGGGGCATTGTCAAAGCCGACATCGGTATCAAACACGGGCGCATTGTCGGCATCGGTAAAGCGGGCAACCCCGACACCCAGGCCGGGGTGAATATTCTGGTCGGTGCTGGCACGGAAGCGATTGCGGGCGAAGGCCACATCCTCACCGCTGGCGGGATTGATTCGCACATTCACTTCATTTGCCCGCAACAAATCGACGAAGCACTAATGTCCGGCGTGACCACCATGCTCGGCGGCGGCACAGGGCCTGCAACCGGCACTAATGCCACCACTTGCACCCCCGGCATCTGGAATTTGCACCGCATGTTGGAAGCCGCCGACAGCTTTCCCATGAACCTCGGTTTTCTCGGCAAAGGCAATGTCAGCCTACCCGACCCTTTGCGCGAACAAGTGGCTGCCGGAGCCATCGGCCTGAAACTCCACGAAGACTGGGGAACCACCCCCGCCGCGATCGACAATTGCCTGACGGTGGCGGATGAAATGGATGTGCAAGTCGCCATCCACACCGACACGCTCAACGAATCGGGTTTTCTCGAAGACACGCTGGCGGCGATGAAAGGCCGCGTGATCCACACCTATCACACCGAAGGCGCTGGCGGTGGGCACGCACCCGACATTATCAAAGCGTGTGGGCAAGCCAATATTCTGCCGTCGTCCACCAACCCGACGCGGCCTTACACCGTCAATACGGTTGACGAACACCTCGATATGCTGATGGTTTGCCACCACCTTTCCCCCGCGATTGCCGAAGACGTGGCGTTTGCCGAAAGCCGTATTCGTCGCGAAACCATTGCGGCCGAAGACATCCTGCATGACCTTGGGGCATTTTCGATGATTTCCTCGGACTCGCAAGCGATGGGGCGGGTGGGCGAAGTGATTATCCGCACTTGGCAAACCGCGCACAAAATGAAAGTGCAACGCGGTAGCCTTGGAACTGATCCTGCGACGCACGATAATTTCCGCGCTAAACGCTACGTGGCGAAATACACCATCAACCCGGCGATTACGCACGGTATTTCCCACGAAGTCGGTTCGGTGGAAGTCGGTAAGCTCGCCGATCTGGTGCTGTGGAAACCGGCGTTTTTCGGCGCGAAACCCAGCCTGATCATCAAGGGCGGTATGATTATCGCCGCACCGATGGGCGACCCGAATGCCTCGATCCCAACACCGCAGCCGGTGCATTACCGCCCAATGTTCGGTGCATTTGGCAAGGCCAAACATGCCACGACGATGACTTTCCTCTCGCAAGCAGGCTACAACGCAGGTGTGCATCAGCAATTGGGGCTACAAAGCCTGATTGGGGTGGTGAAAAACTGCCGTAGCATCAGCAAAGCCAGCATGATTCACAACGATTACCAGCCGGTGATCGAAGTGGATTCGCAAACCTATCAGGTGCGTGCCGATGGCGAGTTGCTGATTTGCGAACCTGCGAGTGAATTGCCGTTGGCGCAACGCTATTTCCTGTTCTAA
- a CDS encoding HNH endonuclease, with protein MLAMISLNQLILRTDVSGMPLEWIHFQTAVKLYYSDQVAYTCGSPILSIRGGINARTGRVSRIELNSIIATHGSKQQLHQHYVPPLGNPLLFRRDDHICLYCGEHFQEKDLSRDHVHPQVLGGRDVWTNVVTACKHCNSRKGGRTPEQAHMPLLAIPFQPTYAEYIFLQGRNILVDQMEFLSAHFPRSSKLRERGRLPGF; from the coding sequence ATGCTTGCCATGATCAGCTTGAACCAACTAATCCTGCGGACTGATGTCAGTGGGATGCCGTTGGAATGGATACATTTCCAGACGGCAGTCAAACTTTACTATTCTGATCAGGTAGCTTACACCTGCGGGTCTCCCATTCTCTCGATTCGTGGCGGTATCAATGCCAGAACCGGGCGGGTCAGCCGGATCGAACTGAACTCCATCATTGCTACCCACGGCAGCAAGCAGCAATTACACCAGCATTATGTCCCCCCATTAGGCAACCCCTTGCTGTTCCGACGTGATGACCATATTTGCCTGTATTGTGGCGAGCATTTTCAGGAAAAGGATTTGTCGCGTGATCATGTTCACCCACAGGTATTAGGCGGGCGCGATGTGTGGACCAATGTCGTGACGGCCTGCAAGCATTGCAATAGCCGCAAGGGCGGGCGTACCCCGGAACAGGCGCACATGCCGTTACTCGCAATCCCGTTCCAACCCACGTATGCTGAATACATCTTTTTACAAGGGCGTAATATTCTCGTTGATCAGATGGAATTCCTGAGTGCGCATTTTCCACGTAGTAGCAAATTGCGTGAACGGGGGCGTTTGCCGGGATTTTAG
- the ureA gene encoding urease subunit gamma, whose translation MELTPREKDKLLLFTAGLLAERRKARGLKLNYPEAIAYISCAIMEGARDGKSVAEMMDYGRTLLSRDDVMDGIAEMIHDVQVEATFPDGTKLVTVHDPIV comes from the coding sequence ATGGAACTCACCCCCCGCGAAAAAGACAAGCTGCTGCTGTTCACCGCCGGATTACTGGCTGAACGCCGCAAAGCCCGTGGCCTAAAACTCAACTACCCCGAAGCGATTGCCTACATCAGTTGCGCGATCATGGAAGGCGCACGCGACGGCAAATCCGTCGCCGAAATGATGGATTACGGGCGCACCTTGCTGAGCCGTGACGACGTGATGGATGGCATCGCCGAGATGATCCACGACGTGCAGGTCGAGGCCACTTTCCCCGATGGCACTAAACTCGTCACCGTTCACGACCCGATTGTGTAA
- a CDS encoding T6SS effector amidase Tae4 family protein yields the protein MPASNSFWSWLLSLLRGSSPAPTPTPAPIPTPTPVPRPVPAPIPVPAPVPPVLSTEPEREAVIDELSAAPPLPPPPPSVAPIQPLGSASELTQSLPTEGINLGFRRIWNNHPTVATGQTFVCLDADGNPNFGNQCAILMGTCLLRSDLLQGYDKTTCWYSGHVGHTLRAREVSDWMRRHPERFGPVEVRSNVTWGAFKGRTGFICFQNFWGENNQGDHIDLWDGTGILMREKYPNWEGPALADGSLDYFERSEEVWFWPVH from the coding sequence ATGCCTGCGTCGAATTCATTCTGGAGTTGGTTATTGTCGTTGCTTCGGGGGAGTAGCCCCGCACCTACCCCGACGCCAGCCCCTATACCTACCCCGACCCCAGTGCCACGACCTGTGCCTGCACCCATTCCCGTGCCCGCGCCGGTTCCTCCTGTCTTGAGCACAGAGCCTGAACGGGAGGCTGTGATTGATGAATTAAGTGCGGCACCACCATTACCACCACCGCCACCGTCAGTTGCGCCCATTCAGCCGCTTGGCAGTGCCAGTGAGTTGACGCAATCCTTGCCGACTGAGGGCATCAATCTGGGGTTTCGCCGTATCTGGAACAATCACCCAACTGTGGCGACAGGGCAGACGTTCGTGTGCCTTGATGCTGATGGCAACCCCAATTTTGGCAACCAGTGTGCCATCCTGATGGGGACATGCTTGTTGCGTAGTGATTTGTTGCAAGGCTATGACAAGACCACCTGTTGGTATAGCGGTCATGTGGGGCATACCCTGCGGGCGCGGGAAGTGTCTGACTGGATGCGCCGCCACCCGGAACGTTTCGGCCCGGTGGAAGTGCGTAGCAATGTGACGTGGGGTGCTTTCAAAGGGCGCACCGGGTTTATTTGCTTCCAGAATTTCTGGGGTGAAAATAACCAGGGTGATCACATCGACTTGTGGGACGGTACGGGTATCCTGATGCGTGAAAAATATCCTAACTGGGAAGGCCCAGCATTGGCGGATGGCTCGCTGGATTATTTCGAGCGTTCCGAGGAGGTCTGGTTTTGGCCCGTCCATTAA
- a CDS encoding DUF3025 domain-containing protein, translated as MSPDIWNPRFDTLHPCFQQLQNVRCWDGREDWPACEDLAGLLPAGLRAQSGLPITFVPQDDTLPFPDLYYEERIFQHGMVSTRPNWHDFFNALMWNVYPRSKVMINALHAADISQYGKPRTPQRDALTVLDESGVLIVASRRALLQHVLDFAWERLFWEERAAWEQEVSCYMIGHATLEKMLTPYIGVTAHALLVEVEPAFFSLSLAQQHAYLDAVVGNTLQQGGLASTACLNPLPLLGVPGWWDNASQAFYRNKAYFRDKSRERAVQIIAPA; from the coding sequence ATGAGCCCTGACATTTGGAATCCTCGCTTCGATACCTTGCACCCGTGTTTTCAGCAATTACAGAATGTGCGCTGTTGGGATGGTCGGGAAGACTGGCCTGCCTGTGAAGATTTAGCGGGATTATTGCCTGCTGGCTTGCGGGCGCAATCCGGTTTGCCGATTACCTTTGTGCCACAGGATGATACGTTGCCTTTCCCCGATTTGTATTACGAGGAGCGGATTTTTCAGCATGGCATGGTGTCAACCCGCCCCAACTGGCACGACTTTTTTAATGCACTGATGTGGAATGTATACCCGCGTAGCAAGGTGATGATCAATGCGCTCCATGCTGCCGATATAAGCCAGTATGGCAAGCCGCGTACCCCGCAACGCGATGCGCTGACGGTGCTGGACGAAAGTGGTGTGCTCATCGTGGCAAGCCGCCGCGCCTTATTGCAGCACGTGCTGGATTTCGCGTGGGAAAGGCTATTTTGGGAAGAGCGGGCGGCGTGGGAGCAGGAGGTCAGTTGTTACATGATCGGTCATGCCACCCTGGAAAAAATGCTAACACCTTACATCGGGGTAACGGCTCATGCGCTGCTGGTGGAAGTGGAGCCTGCCTTTTTCAGTTTGTCGCTGGCACAACAGCACGCTTATCTGGATGCTGTGGTGGGGAATACCTTGCAACAAGGTGGTTTGGCTTCCACAGCTTGCCTGAATCCTTTGCCGCTATTGGGAGTACCGGGGTGGTGGGATAATGCTAGTCAGGCGTTTTACCGCAACAAGGCTTATTTTCGTGATAAAAGCCGTGAACGCGCAGTGCAAATCATTGCGCCTGCCTGA